Part of the Henckelia pumila isolate YLH828 chromosome 2, ASM3356847v2, whole genome shotgun sequence genome is shown below.
CAAAATTAAATCTTAAGACACTAGTCTCCACGCTTAAGGGCATGTACAAGGAGTCGTCCCACTTCATTTCTCGCCTCTCCAAAGGGCGAGATTCTCGCACGCGGATGTTATCCGCGCGCGAGGGTCTCCGCACCGTGAAGCCCactgttattttttaaaaaaaaaaaatacagatCTAACGGTGAAAAAAATCTGGCCGTTAAGATCGAACGATCTGGccgttttaaattattaaaaataatttaaaaatatttttataataaaatttataataatattattttaaattaaatataaaagagTGGATGAGATGATTTGGCAATTGTAGATCAATGATCAATATTATTTTAgcattcaatatttttttaaaaaatagataaatcattttaaaaaattggatAAAATATCCAACAGCTAGTAACGGCTATATTCTTGAATCTCCTATAAATTAACTTCATTAATAGCTTCAAAAACACTCCAATTTCTTTCAAACAAATTTCAAACGCATTTGTTGCTCATGACATACAAgagttcttcttctttcttcatCACCATCATCGGATGATGAAATTTTCGATCCCATGATTGATCAATTTTATTCACGATAATACGACAACCGAGCTATCGATTTTTTTAGCGCGCCGCTTTGCATGCAGTAGGAGAGTCAAGCCGCAAACGTGGctacaaaagaaaacaaaaagatCGAGAACGTATTGTGGGGGCTGAGAGATTATATAAAGAAGATTACTTCGCCGATAGCCCCGTTTACAGCGAGAAAGATTTTCGAATGCGATTTGGAATGAGGAGATCTTTGTTTCTGAGAATTGTTGAAGCTTTACAGATGAATGTGCCTTACTTTCTCCAACGAAGGGACGCAACCGGTATGCTTGGGTTGTCATCACTTCAGAAAGTTACGGCTGCAGTCCGACTACTTGCATATGATTTAGCGGGTGACGTCGTTGATGAATACTTGAGAATAGGCGCATCGAGTGCAttagaatgtttgaaaatattttgcatgGCGGTGTATGATATATTTTCTGAGCAATATTTGAGACAACCAACACGTGAGGATGTTGCTCGGCTCACTGCTGAAAATGCTCGAAGGGGTTTTCCCGGGATGCTTGGAAACATTGATTGTATGCACTGA
Proteins encoded:
- the LOC140878557 gene encoding uncharacterized protein; amino-acid sequence: MKEGQYSSVKYDFGYASVVADNENPRGEGDDVERAALHAVGESSRKRGYKRKQKDRERIVGAERLYKEDYFADSPVYSEKDFRMRFGMRRSLFLRIVEALQMNVPYFLQRRDATGMLGLSSLQKVTAAVRLLAYDLAGDVVDEYLRIGASSALECLKIFCMAVYDIFSEQYLRQPTREDVARLTAENARRGFPGMLGNIDCMH